The genomic DNA ATGATTAAGGCGACACCAATTCCAATAATGATAATTCCAAGTTCATTAAAAATGATGTTCATGGTAATTTGTTTTGCCGAATAAAGATGAAGGATGATGACTGAACTCGTCACAATTCCTTCTTTTGCCTTTAAGGCAACGGTCGTTGGAATAAAAAATAAGAGCATACTCCCAATAATTATGGGTGAATAGGCAATCCCTTCGAAGAAGGCGAAGGAAAAACCCATTGCGACGATACACGCTAAAAAGCGACTCCAGGACGCAGATAATGATTTTTTTCTTGTGTTTTGTACACAAAGAATGGTAATAATGCCAGCGGAGGCAAAATTGTCTAGTTGAAACCACTGAGCAATCATAATGGCGATTGCGGTTCCAATCGCTGTCTTAATAGTACGATATCCGATTTTAAACATGCTTTTTCTCCATTCGTTCACGTATCTCTTCAGTGTAGCCATAGAAAAAACCTGACATTCAAAAATGTCAGGTTTGTAAGCGCTATACTTCTTCGCAATATTGTTCAAATGATTCTTGTAGCTGGTTCACAACCGACATGGGATGGTGACCTTCAATTTCGTGTCTTTCAACCATTGTACATAGTTTTCCGTCCTTTAAAAGTGCGAAAGATGGAGAAGAAGGCGGGTAACCAGTAAAATAGCTACGAGCTTTGGCGGTTGCCTCTTTATCTTGACCTGCAAAAACAGTCACTAAATGATCAGGGCGTTTGTCAAAATGAACACTATGAGCTGCTGCTGGACGAGCAATCCCACCTGCACACCCACAAACAGAATTGACCATAACGAGGGTAGTGCCCTTTTTGGCAAACATTTCTTCTACTTCTTCTGCTGTTGTTAGTTGGGTATATCCAGCCCCTTCGATTTCCTCGCGAGCTTGACGAACAACATCATTCATAAATAAATTAAAATCCATACTCAAGATTATTCTCTCCTTTAAACATGCTCAGATGTACTTTAATCATAGTCGATTTAGCAGGTTATTTCAATTATTGTTCCTTATGTTCGTAAAAACTTCATAAATGAGGTTAAGATTAATGCTGCTTGGGTAATATACTACTACATCTAGATCCATACCCCTAAACTCCCTAGATGTTGGATAGCTCTAAATAGAGCTGTCCCTTTTTTAATTTTCGGAGGTTTTATCCATCTATCATGAGTTTAAGTATAGGTGAGGTATCCCCCCTCTATTCTGACACCCATAGCTTGACAATGATAGTGTTTTTTGGTAAAAATAGAAACAATTATTAAATAAAGATTGTCCTTTCTAAGATAGAGGTACATGATTGATAAGTACCTTATGGGAGATGTGTGTCACCGACCACCATAGGGAAAAGGTGTTGCTGCAGAAGTGGAAAAATTCCTAGGGTTTTTTAAATAGTTTTATCTTGAAC from Bacillus sp. 2205SS5-2 includes the following:
- a CDS encoding BrxA/BrxB family bacilliredoxin, with amino-acid sequence MSMDFNLFMNDVVRQAREEIEGAGYTQLTTAEEVEEMFAKKGTTLVMVNSVCGCAGGIARPAAAHSVHFDKRPDHLVTVFAGQDKEATAKARSYFTGYPPSSPSFALLKDGKLCTMVERHEIEGHHPMSVVNQLQESFEQYCEEV